The nucleotide window GTACACCACACCAAGCTTACAGGAAAGCCTTCTTTGCTGCTGGATTGTCAAAGGACTGAACAGAAACTGCTCACTGCgtagctcactgataaaaactaCATCACCTTCATTGTTCACACGGACATCAACCTCAGGGTCTGTACCATGTGTCACATTTGGCCTTACCACACCATATTGGCTGTCTGACATTCTGGCAAACTGCTGGACTCTGGTCACTGAGGAGTTGTCGTCTGGATGGTCTGATATGTTGGTACGCTGGTTGACACTGGTGACTGAGGACTTACCGTCTGGATGGCCTGACATGCTGGTAAGCTGGTTGACGCTGGTGGCTGGGCAGTTGCCATCTGGATGCTGGTGCAGGATGCTTCGACtagtcacactcacagctgtaatctcaaactgttcccctgTTGCATCTAAAGATAGTCCTAGGGTATCCACATGGTCTAGCAAAGAATCTATGGTAGAGTGGCACACCAATATACTTCTGCCTGATGCGTCGcttgctccatctcctcgtcgggaatgggagtcgatcaccacataccatgacccttgcttaatgatggcacatgtatttactttaaGAGTAAAAAGACACGCATCATACTGTGAGAATACTCTTCTTACCGCTGCATCAGCTGACATGAAAATGTCACCCATATCTCCATATTCACTGACACCAAACaagccaacaaacatgtcatcatggtagtttatttcatatttatcacCATTCAATGTGTACTCTGTTGGTAGATCTCTAACTAACAGATACCCAGAAGCATCTCCAATTCTCCTAGCATCTCTGATGGTAGTGTAGAGGTCATCTCCTttcagcagcacttgatcaATGTCTGTGACTGACCAGGTTAAAACATTCTTTACCTTACACGTTACTATAGCAATCAAACTATTAGCAACACATTGCTTGTTACTGTTGACTCCAAATCGTGGGTGTCCTTGATGGAATGAGCCTCTCACTGCAcgtgcctgaggaaaatgaggagaTACACAGATAGTTACAGGGTTCACATGCTGTTGTTGATCCACGGTTGGGTAATAGTTTGGCACTGCCAGGGTATTTCTCAGTTCAAGTTCACTTTCAAGTTCTGTTTCAAGTTCTGTTTCAAGTTTTGTTTCAAGTTTTGTTTCAAGTTCGCATGCTGGTTCACATTCTGGTTCACTTTTGGGGTCAGTCCACTTTGCAGCCTTTCTTTTATGAGGGGGCTGCAGTACCTCGTCCGTCCTTGCCTTATCTTTATCAAGAAAAGGCATACAGAACTCGTCGACGGTCCtacaaatggcacccagggcgggaacccggtggtcatggctcgtcggaaaagtcacagtcatcgccgttttggtattccgagagggggggaacgggttaaccccgtcatcagtcatagccatgACGGACACAGGCCGCTGCTGTGCGGCCTGCTCAGGTTGTTGGTCGTGGCTCGTCAGGAAAGTCACAGTCATCGCCGTTTTGGTATTCCGAGAGGGGGGAAACgggttaaccccgtcatcagtcatagccacgacatggacggcagcagcagcggggtcAGTCCGTTGGTTGTGGCTCGTCCGATTAGTCACAGTCATCGCCGTTTTGGTATTCCGAGAGGGGGGAAACgggttaaccccgtcatcagtcatagccacaTCAAAACTATCAGGAGCTCGCTGCCGGTCCAACagcctcttcttcgctgctgcGGAACGCCGGGAAGCCTTTGTGCGAGGCATCTGCAgatgaacggggggggggggggagaagcacACCTGCTTGCAACTGTACTTTGCACTGATGTTGTCACAAAGCCATCAAATGTGTATACATAGTGCACATCAATCAGGAGCAGTTCCACTAACAGCTTTCTCACCACTTACAGTAAGTCAGTGATGCAGCTGACTCAGCAACTGTCTGGAAGTTACACAACCTACAAACTGAATTTTAACCATTACACTCATTATCCTAAAATAAATATGCCTCAtgacttatgttttttttttaatcagacaaAACACTTACCTGTCACATCTGCATTACACACAAAAGTTTCACCTCAACACTAACTGACCCACGTTTGTGATatgtacactgtgtgcagaattaggCATGTACTTTATTTGTATCTTGTCGACCAATGTTTTCAGTCCAGATGAACCTAAAACagaatgtttaaaaatggcaaaatgtttggtttttgatCTGAGTACTTTGTTTTGATAACAGGAAAACATACTTTCCTATGCAGAATGAAGCATGTTTATGATTACTGAAATGGGCCAGAAAAGCACCTTGCAGACAGAAgaaaatcaaaatattaaagTGCCAGTCGAAATAACCAAACCTGCTAAAcattcaaaacataattattgtaCAATTGATTGTTTTGTGGGCAACACACAAAGAGGATGGAAGCAGCATATAGCGAGGCAACAAAATAACTGCCAAAGTTATGTGTTCAATTAAAAAGAAGACTTTAGAATCAAATGCCACCACTTTTAACAACTGCAATCTGAACGCTCTGGAAGCACTTTGTAGTGTGTTACATGAAATCACTAGGATCAGAATTGCTGTAATATAAGCTCTACGCAATAAAGGTATGCAAGCTAAAAAGTCAagaatgcacacagacatgtcaagaatgattttataaaggttttgtgaaaaaaatcagatgagGTGAGAGTGACTCTTGTAGCAGATGGATAGGTCCATGGATGGTCATCTTCTTCGAGCACCCACAGGGCAGTGGAGAAGTGATGGTGTGGGCTGCAGTTATCAGTGATGAACTTGTTGGCTCTTTCAGACTTCCAGGTGGTATAAAATTAACTACTGCCAATTTCTAGAGGAAATTtcagcagctttcaaaaatgttatgACATGCATGCAGAACACTGCCCCTTCCTATGATATTCATGCACAACAGTGCCTGTCTCCTTGATATGCATGCAAGACAGTGCCCCTTCCCATGCATCAAAGTATTCCATAGATTAGACAAAAAAGGTCACTGACTTATGACCAGGCTGTCATCATCGCCTGACTCAACGCCCATTAAGAGCTACACAGCCCGAGTGAAGTATGAGATTTACCAAGCAAGCAGGACACTTCTCAGATCAGCATCTGGGACACGGTCCTAGCTGACGTGGCTAATATAAGACAGGATCAAAACAAAGACTTCGGTGGTTCAATGGCAAACAGGCTGATGATGGTCATTCAGAATAAAGGTGACGATACAGGACAATAAACTTGGTGACGTTCGTTGTTCCTTATATAGACTTCAGacaatttcattattatttctgttgatagttaagtgaaaaaaatccacttagtttctgattgcttgataaTTGTGCCCACAGAagtgcttttcttttattttcctttgtgaaactataatgtaacattttctctaAGTACATTTACTTAGAGCAAAAGAAAAACTTCAGAATGTATAATTCTGCCCAACTGTTGGCAAGAAATATCTCCGGAAATATTACTTGcctaattctgcacacagtgtatgtCAGTGTATGTTGTCTAAGTACACAAAGCATACCGTATATCACTTTCTCCTCAAGGGTGGCAGTCCAGCACAACTCTGCAGAGAAAAGTGACACACAAGTTTCATTTCATAAACATTTGCCAACAGTCACCTTCATTGAAAACACCATGTAAAGTTGATATACCTTTCAATGTTATTCAACTTAAGAAAACCTCAAACACGATTGCTGATAGACATCACCctaaaaatatttacttttgatTCCTGTGATATCACAGCCCTTCAGTctacaaagacaacatgcatCAGTTAATGATTGACAGGTGCATTTGtacatacatttcattagtatatGCAGCTGCATGATAAACTTCCCATAAACGTACAGACAGATTTTGCACTGTACCATTCTTAGTAGTGCAATGGCACAAAGACAATACTAcatatattcttacctcttgcaacgcgaGCAGCAAAATCTAAAACACAAGCCTTGCTATAGCGGAGACCTGGAAGCGGTCACGTACGGCAGACaatcagaaccgtaaaaacaagTCCCCCTTTCGGCGAATGTCTACTGAGCGTAAAGAAAATGTCTGCCGCgaaaacaaaatgtccgccacagaaaggcgtcttcgccgcTATGCCGAATTAATGCTTTACCAGCTTATCCTTTTATAAAGTTAGTtgtttaatctaaattaatattCCACAGACTTAactcttaaagcatatagcagcaaacctttaacatacaactaaaaacaccttcggctgacaatcacttgttgtaaacaataactactaatcgaattttaataacacagaaggatttcaaacatcgccaggctgtttcagaatacttcgtttttgcttaactCGATAACATGTGTTATTGTAGGgagtccgggctaaatgttagtagtTTCGGTTGCAAACCTacaatcgatttgtacgacagacacgcgtatttaataaatgcttcccagcgattattaattgcttttataaaaccaagaccgaactgagaatactaaaaaaaaaccttagcacatcttaaaccatctaaaaacagaaaacagcaaatcgtcaacaaacaacaatttaaacaacaattaaaaagatgtgtcgtcagacaatattacatatattcttacctcttgcaacgctagcagcaaaatcaaaaagacaagCCTTGCTATGGCGGGGGGAAGcggtcacgtacggcagccaatcagaaccctaaaaacacatccccctgtcggcgaatgtctatactgagcttaaacaaaatgtccgcctcagaaaggcgtcttcgccgctatgccgaattaatgcttaaccagcttatccctttatgaagttagtttagtctaaattaataaattccacagacttagctcttaaagcatatagcagcaaacctttaacatacaactaaaaacaccttcggctgacaaagagcatatgataacccaattaaaaaagtaataaagtacaaatccgacactgaccaaaaagcaatcatttgcgtgccgtttgcggtaaattccttgttgtaaacaataactactaatcgaattttaataacacagaaggatttcaaacatcgcctggctgtttcagaatgcttcgtttttgcttaacccgataacatgtcttattgtaggcagtccgggctaaatgttagtaaacgaaaataaagtttatttatttaaaactgaggtacgcctATCTAAAATCCAACAACAAGCAATCCAGCgaaagaggaaatgctgctttctgaaactgACCGCAGCCGTTCGTAAAACTATTTATATTCATGGCTATATTTCACTGTTTGCCCGCTTTTTAGT belongs to Paramormyrops kingsleyae isolate MSU_618 unplaced genomic scaffold, PKINGS_0.4 ups60, whole genome shotgun sequence and includes:
- the LOC140586440 gene encoding uncharacterized protein, whose protein sequence is MPRTKASRRSAAAKKRLLDRQRAPDSFDVAMTDDGVNPFPPSRNTKTAMTVTNRTSHNQRTDPAAAAVHVVAMTDDGVNPFPPSRNTKTAMTVTFLTSHDQQPEQAAQQRPVSVMAMTDDGVNPFPPSRNTKTAMTVTFPTSHDHRVPALGAICRTVDEFCMPFLDKDKARTDEVLQPPHKRKAAKWTDPKSEPECEPACELETKLETKLETELETELESELELRNTLAVPNYYPTVDQQQHVNPVTICVSPHFPQARAVRGSFHQGHPRFGVNSNKQCVANSLIAIVTCKVKNVLTWSVTDIDQVLLKGDDLYTTIRDARRIGDASGYLLVRDLPTEYTLNGDKYEINYHDDMFVGLFGVSEYGDMGDIFMSADAAVRRVFSQYDACLFTLKVNTCAIIKQGSWYVVIDSHSRRGDGASDASGRSILVCHSTIDSLLDHVDTLGLSLDATGEQFEITAVSVTSRSILHQHPDGNCPATSVNQLTSMSGHPDGKSSVTSVNQRTNISDHPDDNSSVTRVQQFARMSDSQYGVVRPNVTHGTDPEVDVRVNNEGDVVFISELRSEQFLFSPLTIQQQRRLS